In Bacteroidota bacterium, the sequence CGGGCGCGCACGTCGTCAACGACATCACGGGCGGGCGCTTCTCTAGCGACATGCCGAAGGTGGCCGCTCGCTACGGCGCGCCCTACATCGTGATGCACTCGCTCGGTACGCCGGGTGCCATGCCCCACGAGACCCTGACACTGGCAGGGGGCCTCGACGACCCGGTCGCGTCGGTCCGGGCTTCGCTCGCGAGCTCGGTGGCGCAGGCCGAGGCCGCAGGCGTGCGCGACGTCGTGGTGGATCCCGGCTTCGGGTTCGGCAAGACGACGGCGGCCAACCTCGCGCTGATCGGCTACACCGAGGCGTTCGTCGCGCTCGGGCGACCTGTGCTCGTGGGCGTGTCGCGAAAGAGCAGCATCGGCGCGGCGCTCGGCACGGCGGACGCCCCCGCCCCGGTCGAAGCGCGGCTCTTCGGTTCGCTCGGCGCGACGGCGGTGGCGGTGCTGCAGGGCGCGGCCCTCGTGCGCACCCACGATGTCCAGGCGACCGCCGAGATGCTCCGCGTGCTCGCCGCCATCGACG encodes:
- the folP gene encoding dihydropteroate synthase, producing MPAPLLDTDHPLVLDARGHALDCRPVALRSTGAHVMGILNVTPDSFSDGGRFLGRDAALRHAEQMIEEGARLIDIGGESSRPKGKTYGAGATPVEADEERRRVLPVIEALAAQFPETLLSIDTYKPEVAAAALDAGAHVVNDITGGRFSSDMPKVAARYGAPYIVMHSLGTPGAMPHETLTLAGGLDDPVASVRASLASSVAQAEAAGVRDVVVDPGFGFGKTTAANLALIGYTEAFVALGRPVLVGVSRKSSIGAALGTADAPAPVEARLFGSLGATAVAVLQGAALVRTHDVQATAEMLRVLAAIDAVADRPTGEGAA